The following coding sequences lie in one Cryptococcus gattii WM276 chromosome L, complete sequence genomic window:
- a CDS encoding uncharacterized protein (Similar to TIGR gene model, INSD accession AAW45005.1), translating into MSKPSVLLFGLGGIGGIYASILQLSGKCDVHVVARSNYHKVRNQGFKIVSPKFGNHNGMRFTGVLCANKALLDAKPSLSEHLRPVISPTTSIVLLQNGVGAEVPLHESFPNNTIISAVVWTGGKTLPDNDGVEQFNREGLTIGVDYREGGDRKEEDEKLETLVGFLEAGGGDCTVTKDIQSERWVKVIWNCCWNTLTASTLLKTGPFFQSSDLALPLCYSIMNEVVAVAKAKGLTVPDGTTEKLIKQCTDVPYPGLPSSMMADVKAQRPTEVEVILGTPVREGIRLGVPVPTITT; encoded by the exons ATGTCTAAGCCTAGCGTCCTTCTCTTCGGCCTCGGTGGTATTGGTGGCATCTACGCCTCCATTCTTCAGCTGTCCGGCAAGTGCGATGTGCATGTCGTTGCCAGAAGCAACTATCACAAGGTCAGAAATCAAGGATTCAAGATTGTCAGCCCCAAATTTGGAAATCACAATGGCATGAGGTTTACAGGTG TTCTCTGTGCCAATAAGGCCTTGCTCGATGCCAAACCGTCCCTCTCAGAACACCTTCGACCCGTCATCTCCCCTACCACATCAATTGTCCTCTTACAGAACGGTGTCGGAGCTGAAGTTCCTCTCCACGAATCCTTCCCCAACAACACCATCATCTCTGCCGTCGTCTGGACGGGTGGTAAGACTCTTCCCGACAATGATGGCGTTGAACAGTTCAACCGTGAGGGTCTTACTATCGGCGTTGACTACCGAGAAGGAGGGGATaggaaggaggaagacgagaaGCTTGAGACTTTGGTGGGCTTTTTGGAGGCCGGCGGTGGTGATTGTACTGTCACCAAGGATATCCAAAGCGAGAGATGGGTCAAGGTCATTTGGAACTGCTGCTGGAACACTCTCACCGCATCGACTCTGCTTAAGACTGGGCCTTTCTTCCAATCCTCCGACCTTGCACTTCCTCTTTGCTACTCCATTATGAACGAAGTAGTGGCCGTCGCGAAAGCTAAGGGCCTTACAGTCCCTGATGGTACAACTGAGAAGCTCATCAAGCAATGTACCGACGTGCCGTACCCTGGCTTGCCGTCTAGTATGATGGCTGATGTCAAGGCTCAACGACCTACAGAAGTTGAG GTTATTCTTGGTACCCCCGTGCGGGAAGGTATCCGACTGGGTGTTCCCGTCCCTACCATCACAACGTGA